A window of the Brassica oleracea var. oleracea cultivar TO1000 chromosome C1, BOL, whole genome shotgun sequence genome harbors these coding sequences:
- the LOC106341476 gene encoding probable ADP-ribosylation factor GTPase-activating protein AGD11 has translation MSLGQEHDNPFEVSGSHACLYDLLCLETPNEPFQNDLETSSSDPRDRLEKLLKQPANKYCADCGSPEPKWVSLSLGVFICIKCSGVHRSLGVHITKVLSVKLDDWTDDQVDMLAEYGGNTVVNQRFEACNIDHLKKPKPDSNNDERNDFIRKKYEMHQFMDPKDCALCPYQQPSKTNDSTPSLCSANHRSTKNRIGNAFRNSWGRRESDHKVHKKSNSLAGMIEFVGLIKVNVVKGTNLAVRDVMTSDPYVILTLGQQSVKTRVIKNNLNPVWNETLMLSIPEQMPPLKVLVYDKDTFSTDDFMGEAEIDIQPLVSAAKAYETSSIKEPMQLGSWVASKENTLVSDGIISQEEGKVKQDISLRLQKVERGVLEIQLECLPLTQ, from the exons ATGTCTCTCGGCCAAGAACATGACAATCCTTTTGAAGTTTCTG GGTCGCATGCTTGCTTATATGACCTGTTATGTTTAGAGACACCAAACGAGCCTTTTCAAAATGATTTAGAGACATCTTCTTCTG ATCCCAGAGATCGGTTAGAGAAGTTGCTGAAACAACCTGCGAATAAATATTGTGCTGACTGTGGATCTCCTGAACCTAAATGGGT ATCGTTAAGTCTCGGTGTGTTCATCTGCATAAAATGTTCTGGTGTACACAGAAGCCTTGGAGTTCATATAACAAAG GTTTTATCAGTTAAGCTAGATGATTGGACAGATGATCAAGTTGATATGCTCGCGGAGTACGGTGGAAACACTGTAGTGAACCAGAGATTCGAAGCTTGCAACATCGACCATTTAAAGAAACCCAAACCTGATTCCAATAATGATGAACGCAATGATTTCATCAG GAAAAAGTATGAAATGCACCAGTTTATGGATCCAAAAGATTGTGCTTTGTGCCCTTATCAACAGCCTAGCAAGACAAATGATTCAACACCGTCTTTGTGTTCTGCTAACCACCGTTCTACGAAAAACCGAATTGGTAATGCATTTAGGAATAGCTGGGGAAGAAGAGAATCTGATCACAAAGTCCACAAGAAGAGCAATTCTCTG GCAGGCATGATTGAGTTTGTCGGATTGATTAAGGTTAATGTGGTTAAAGGAACAAACCTAGCTGTCCGAGATGTGATGACAAGTGATCCTTATGTTATCCTTACTCTTGGCCAACAA TCGGTCAAGACAAGAGTGATAAAGAACAACTTGAATCCTGTGTGGAATGAGACCCTGATGCTTTCTATACCTGAGCAGATGCCTCCTCTCAAAGTG CTAGTATACGACAAGGATACGTTCTCAACAGATGATTTCATGGGGGAAGCAGAGATAGACATACAGCCACTGGTGAGTGCAGCGAAAGCTTACGAGACATCGAGCATTAAAGAGCCGATGCAGCTGGGGAGTTGGGTGGCGAGCAAAGAGAACACGTTGGTGAGCGATGGGATAATCTCACAGGAAGAAGGGAAAGTGAAACAAGACATATCACTCAGGCTTCAAAAGGTGGAGAGAGGAGTTCTTGAGATACAACTTGAATGTCTTCCTCTCACTCAATGA